One part of the Eucalyptus grandis isolate ANBG69807.140 chromosome 10, ASM1654582v1, whole genome shotgun sequence genome encodes these proteins:
- the LOC104421101 gene encoding LOW QUALITY PROTEIN: arginyl-tRNA--protein transferase 2 (The sequence of the model RefSeq protein was modified relative to this genomic sequence to represent the inferred CDS: inserted 1 base in 1 codon) — MDCGRQRSSCGYCGSSNRSSVSHGLIAESLNVDDYQDLLDRGWRRSGSFLYKPDMSTTCCPSYTIRLKAADFSPSKEQNRVRKRMERFLDGTLDTKAKPELLEDLNTSKVACECECHGRSNLATVETSVDVEEDKNEPEQFMHYLSDAIDKAVQACIESETFSANLQLPKASVKGGSPTKKKKLVKGLENLSYTSNIAFQLAATLRRARSEKKDEKGSEFSGISAEDQLPSELTPRRIGEKLARSLSQTDETSGFLVQACNGHLNFYSIAEHASADKTGEEKSLSKESSTRNGNKRRCMVRCCNCCSGKRRKLEILLKRSSFEREEFELYRRYQLKVHKDNPDDITEEXVREFLVDTPLVFVPSTGDGSVPPCGFGSFHQSYVIDGRLVAVGVVDILPKCLSSKYLFWDPDFAFLSLGKYSALQEISWVKENRVHCPSLQYYYLGYYIHSCSKMRYKAAYRPSELLCPLRYQWVPFNVAKPRLDESKYVVLSDYKDQDEKPLLPPVSDHISEHQHEESEHKDLNDRLVGDEMFDPDEEDSDVVSESESFNLELPETEDREIGNALQEKDDNMREQDKQQEK; from the exons ATGGACTGCGGCCGGCAGAGGAGCTCCTGCGGGTACTGCGGATCGTCCAATCGGTCCAGCGTTTCTCACG GCTTGATCGCGGAGAGCCTAAACGTGGATGACTATCAAG ATCTCCTTGATCGAGGATGGAGAAGATCTGGCTCTTTCCTTTACAAGCCAGATATGAGTACTACGTGTTGCCCTTCTTATACTATCCGCTTAAAAGCAGCGGACTTTTCTCCTTCCAAGGAGCAAAATCGAGTACGCAAACGGATGGAAAG GTTTCTGGATGGTACACTGGACACCAAAGCCAAGCCTGAGCTCCTGGAGGATTTAAATACTTCTAAAGTGGCATGTGAATGTGAATGTCATGGAAGGTCAAACTTGGCAACGGTTGAAACTTCTGTGGACGTGGAGGAGGATAAGAATGAGCCAGAACAATTTATGCATTACTTGTCTGATGCAATTGATAAGGCTGTGCAGGCATGTATTGAAAGCGAGACGTTTTCTGCCAATCTTCAATTACCTAAAGCTTCTGTCAAAGGAGGCTCCccaaccaagaagaagaagctagtCAAAGGATTGGAAAATCTCTCGTATACCAGTAACATTGCTTTCCAATTGGCTGCCACTTTAAGGCGTGCGCGGTcagaaaaaaaggatgaaaaaggGTCAGAATTCTCTGGAATCTCAGCAGAAGACCAACTGCCTTCTGAGTTGACACCTCGAAGGATTGGAGAAAAGTTGGCGCGGTCATTGTCTCAAACGGATGAAACATCTGGCTTCTTGGTCCAAGCATGTAACGGACATCTGAACTTTTATTCTATTGCAGAGCACGCTTCAGCGGATAAGACTGGCGaagaaaaatctctctctaaAGAATCTTCAACGAGAAATGGAAACAAGAGAAGATGTATGGTGAGGTGCTGTAACTGTTGTTCAGGAAAAAGGCGGAAGCTTGAGATTCTTCTGAAAAGATCCAGTTTTGAGCGTGAAGAATTTGAGTTGTACAGGCGATATCAGTTGAAAGTGCACAAGGACAATCCAGACGATATCACAGAGG GGGTACGAGAGTTTTTGGTTGACACACCATTGGTTTTTGTTCCCTCGACCGGTGATGGTTCAGTTCCTCCCTGCGGTTTTGGGTCTTTCCATCAGTCATATGTTATTGATGGCCGATTAGTTGCGGTTGGTGTGGTGGATATCCTTCCTAAATGCTTGTCgagtaaatatttattttgggaCCCTGACTTTGCCTTTTTATCACTGGGAAAATATTCGGCTTTGCAAGAAATATCTTGGGTGAAGGAGAATCGAGTTCACTGCCCCAGTCTCCAGTATTATTACCTTGGCTATTACATTCATTCATGCAGCAAGATGAGATATAAAGCAGCATATCGGCCATCTGAGCTTCTATGTCCCCTCCGTTACCA GTGGGTTCCCTTCAACGTTGCAAAGCCTCGGCTTGATGAAAGTAAGTATGTTGTCCTGTCAGATTATAAAGACCAAGATGAAAAGCCATTGCTGCCTCCAGTTTCTGATCATATCAGTGAACATCAGCATGAAGAAAGTGAGCATAAGGACTTGAATGATCGTTTAGTTGGAGATGAAATGTTTGACCCTGATGAGGAAGATTCTGATGTTGTTTCAGAAAGTGAAAGCTTTAATTTAGAACTCCCTGAAACAGAGGATAGGGAAATTGGAAATGCTCTACAGGAAAAGGACGATAACATGCGAGAACAAGACAAACAACAGGAAAAATGA
- the LOC104421099 gene encoding LOW QUALITY PROTEIN: arginyl-tRNA--protein transferase 2 (The sequence of the model RefSeq protein was modified relative to this genomic sequence to represent the inferred CDS: substituted 1 base at 1 genomic stop codon), which yields MAANRPSEATGGGGGGRGESVVEDCGRQESSCGYCKSPNGSSSVSHGLIAESLNVDDYQDLLDRGWRRSGSFLYKPDMSTTCCPSYTIRLKAADFSPSKEQNRVCKRMERFLDGTLDTKAKPELLEDLNTSKVACECECHGRSNLATVETSVDVEEDKNEPEQFMHYLSDAIDKAVRACIESETFSANLQLPKASVKGVSPTKKKKLVKGLENLSYTSNIAFQLAATLRRARSEKKDEKGSEFSGISAEDQLPSELTPRRIGEKXARSLSQTDETSGFLVQACNGHLNFYSIAEHASVDKTGDENLSLKNLQRNGNKRRCMVRCCNCCSGKRRKLEILLKRSTFEREEFELYRRYQLKVHKDNPDDITEEGYESFLVDTPLVFVPSTGDGSVPPCGFGSFHQSYVIDGRLVAVGVVDILPKCLSSKYLFWDPDFAFLSLGKYSALKEISWVKENQVHCPSLQYYYLGYYIHSCSKMRYKAAYWPSELLCPLRYSWVPFNVAKPQLDERKYVVLSDYKDEDEKPVLPPVSEMEDRDIGKALIGLRGSRLRYKDLQGAFGLVELEAQVQRYVRVVGRELSERMVYSLEEEEGDDDDDDDDDDAGGFASVDGFFLEHVPADCPVYAVAGQFSTDEADGPVLPPPMEMQPEEQFALREWRM from the exons ATGGCGGCCAACCGTCCCAGCGAggcgaccggcggcggtggcggcggaaGGGGGGAGTCGGTGGTCGAGGACTGCGGCCGGCAGGAGAGCTCCTGCGGGTACTGCAAATCGCCAAATGGGTCCTCCAGCGTTTCTCACG GCTTGATCGCGGAGAGCCTAAACGTGGATGACTATCAAG ATCTCCTTGATCGAGGATGGAGAAGATCTGGCTCTTTCCTTTACAAGCCAGATATGAGTACTACGTGTTGCCCTTCTTATACTATCCGCTTAAAAGCAGCGGACTTTTCTCCTTCCAAGGAGCAAAATCGAGTATGCAAACGGATGGAAAG GTTTCTGGATGGTACACTGGACACCAAAGCCAAGCCTGAGCTCCTGGAGGATTTAAATACTTCTAAAGTGGCATGTGAATGTGAATGTCATGGAAGGTCAAACTTGGCAACGGTTGAAACTTCTGTGGACGTGGAGGAGGATAAGAATGAGCCAGAACAATTTATGCATTACTTGTCTGATGCAATTGATAAGGCTGTGCGGGCATGTATCGAAAGCGAGACGTTTTCTGCCAATCTTCAATTACCTAAAGCTTCTGTCAAAGGAGTCTCCccaaccaagaagaagaagctagtCAAAGGATTGGAAAATCTCTCGTATACCAGTAACATTGCTTTCCAATTGGCTGCCACTTTAAGGCGTGCGCGGTcagaaaaaaaggatgaaaaaggGTCAGAATTCTCTGGAATCTCAGCAGAAGACCAACTGCCTTCTGAGTTGACACCTCGAAGGATTGGAGAAAAGTAGGCGCGGTCATTGTCTCAAACGGATGAAACATCTGGCTTCTTGGTCCAAGCATGTAACGGACATCTGAACTTTTATTCTATTGCAGAGCATGCTTCAGTGGATAAGACTGGCGATGAAAATCTCTCTCTAAAGAATCTTCAACGAAATGGAAACAAGAGAAGATGTATGGTGAGGTGCTGTAACTGTTGTTCAGGAAAAAGGCGGAAGCTTGAGATTCTTCTGAAAAGATCCACTTTTGAGCGTGAAGAATTTGAGTTGTACAGGCGATATCAGTTGAAAGTGCACAAGGACAATCCAGACGATATCACAGAGGAAGGGTACGAGAGTTTTTTGGTTGACACACCATTGGTTTTTGTTCCCTCGACCGGTGATGGTTCAGTTCCTCCCTGCGGTTTTGGGTCTTTCCATCAGTCATATGTTATTGATGGCCGATTAGTTGCGGTTGGTGTGGTGGATATCCTTCCTAAATGCTTGTCgagtaaatatttattttgggaCCCTGACTTTGCCTTTTTATCTTTGGGAAAATATTCGGCTTTGAAAGAAATATCTTGGGTGAAGGAGAATCAAGTTCACTGCCCCAGTCTTCAGTATTATTACCTTGGCTATTACATTCATTCATGCAGCAAGATGAGATATAAAGCAGCGTATTGGCCATCTGAGCTTCTGTGTCCCCTCCGTTACTC GTGGGTTCCCTTCAACGTTGCAAAGCCTCAGCTTGATGAAAGAAAGTATGTTGTCCTGTCAGATtataaagatgaagatgaaaagCCAGTGCTGCCTCCAGTTTCTGAAATGGAGGATAGGGATATTGGAAAAGCTCTAATAGGATTACGGGGGTCTCGCCTGAGATACAAG GATCTGCAAGGGGCCTTTGGTCTTGTTGAGCTCGAAGCCCAAGTGCAGAGGTATGTGAGAGTGGTCGGTCGAGAGTTGTCTGAGCGAATGGTCTATTCacttgaggaggaggagggtgacgacgacgacgacgacgacgacgacgacgccggCGGCTTCGCTTCCGTGGATGGTTTTTTCTTGGAGCATGTGCCGGCCGACTGTCCGGTCTACGCTGTGGCTGGGCAGTTCTCGACGGACGAGGCGGACGGCCCCGTTTTGCCACCCCCGATGGAGATGCAGCCTGAGGAACAATTTGCTTTGAGAGAGTGGAGGATGTGA
- the LOC120289141 gene encoding arginyl-tRNA--protein transferase 2-like → MERLLAHFNRIMPLRFLDGTLDTKAKCELLEDLNTSKVACECECHGRSSLATVETSVDMEEDKNEPEQFMHYLSDAIDKAVQACIESEMFSANLQLPKASVKGVSPTKKKKLVKGLENLSYTSNIAFQLAATLRRARSEKEDERQSKFSGNSAVGQLPSELTPRSIGEKLAQSLSQMGETSGFLIQACDGHLNFCSISEHTPADKTGQEKSLSKESPRRSGNKRRCMVRCCKCCSGNRQKLEILLKRSTFEPEEFELYRRYQVKVHEDNPDHITESGYRSFLVDTPLVFVPSTSDGSVPPCGFGSFHQSYVIDGRLVAVGVVDILPKCLSSKYLFWDPDFAFLSLGKYSALQEISWVKENQVHCPSLQYYYLGFYTHSCSKMRYKTAYWPSELLCPLRYQWVPFNVAKPLLDRSKYVVLSDYKDEDEKPLLPPVSDHVSEHQHEESEHKDSNDRLVGDEEMFDLGDKEIGNTLIGLGGFRLRYKDLQRPLGFVDWKYLEAQVQRHVRVVGRELSERMVYLLGGGGG, encoded by the exons ATGGAAAG GCTACTTGCACATTTCAACCGAATTATGCCTTTGAG GTTCCTGGATGGTACACTGGACACCAAAGCCAAGTGTGAGCTTCTGGAGGATTTAAATACTTCTAAAGTGGCATGTGAATGTGAATGTCATGGAAGGTCAAGCTTGGCAACGGTGGAAACTTCTGTGGACATGGAGGAGGATAAGAATGAGCCAGAACAATTTATGCATTACTTGTCTGATGCAATTGATAAGGCTGTGCAGGCATGCATTGAAAGTGAGATGTTTTCTGCCAATCTTCAATTACCTAAAGCTTCTGTCAAAGGAGTCTCCccaaccaagaagaagaagctagtCAAAGGATTGGAAAATCTCTCGTATACCAGTAACATTGCTTTCCAGTTGGCTGCCACTTTAAGGCGTGCACGGTCAGAAAAAGAGGATGAAAGACAGTCAAAGTTCTCTGGAAACTCGGCAGTAGGCCAGCTGCCTTCTGAGTTGACACCTCGAAGTATTGGAGAAAAGTTGGCGCAGTCATTGTCTCAGATGGGTGAAACATCTGGCTTCTTGATCCAAGCATGTGACGGACATCTGAACTTTTGTTCTATCTCAGAGCACACTCCAGCGGATAAGACTGGCCaagaaaaatctctctctaaAGAATCTCCAAGGAGAAGTGGAAACAAGAGAAGATGTATGGTGAGGTGCTGTAAATGTTGTTCAGGAAATAGGCAGAAGCTTGAGATTCTTCTGAAAAGATCCACTTTTGAGCCCGAAGAATTTGAGTTGTATAGGCGATATCAGGTGAAAGTGCATGAGGACAATCCAGACCATATCACAGAGAGTGGGTACAGGAGTTTTTTGGTTGACACACCATTGGTATTTGTTCCCTCGACCAGTGATGGTTCAGTTCCTCCCTGCGGTTTTGGGTCTTTCCATCAGTCATATGTTATTGATGGCCGATTAGTTGCAGTTGGTGTGGTGGATATCCTTCCTAAATGCTTGTCgagtaaatatttattttgggaCCCTGACTTTGCCTTTTTATCTTTGGGAAAATATTCGGCTTTGCAAGAAATATCTTGGGTGAAGGAGAATCAAGTTCACTGCCCCAGTCTTCAGTATTATTACCTTGGCTTTTACACTCATTCATGCAGCAAGATGAGATATAAAACAGCGTATTGGCCATCTGAGCTTCTATGTCCCCTTCGTTACCA GTGGGTTCCCTTCAACGTTGCAAAGCCTCTGCTAGATAGAAGTAAGTATGTTGTCCTGTCAGATtataaagatgaagatgagaagCCATTGCTGCCTCCAGTTTCTGATCATGTCAGTGAACATCAGCATGAGGAAAGTGAGCATAAGGACTCGAATGATCGTTTAGTTGGAGATGAAGAAATGTTTGACCTTGGTGATAAGGAAATTGGAAATACTCTGATAGGATTAGGGGGGTTTCGCCTGAGATACAAG GATCTGCAACGGCCCCTTGGTTTTGTTGATTGGAAATACCTGGAAGCCCAAGTGCAGAGGCATGTGAGAGTGGTCGGTCGAGAGTTGTCTGAGCGAATGGTCTATTtacttggaggaggaggaggatga